The genomic stretch gacggACAGCCTACCAGCCAACGAGATTCTGTGGAACACGCTGACGGCTGACAGCCTGCAGGCCATGTGAGCTCCTACATTCTAGAACTCAGATCTTTGTTTCCTGTAATCCACCATAGAGAAAAGTCTGTAAGAGACATTCTTTGTGATCGATCAATTTCCAGGTTGTCATCGGCTACAGAGGAACTGGCACTGACTCAGCAAAATCTGCGGACAAAGGAGGTGTTGGTGGACGACCTCGACACTAAAATTCAGACGAGTCAGCAAAGTGCTGAGAGGAAAAGCGAGTAAGTGCAGGTGGACTCTCTGgaactgtcacacagagagtTGTCTTGCTTGTCCTCACTGCCCTGTCTGTCCTCAGCTGTGTCCTTCTGCTCAGTCAGAAACTCTCGCTCCTTGAGCTCCGTCAAGCTGTTCAATCACTACGTGGCTCAGAGGCTCGTCTGGCCTCCCAGAAGGCCCTGCTGGATGCCACGATggctgctgccgcctcctctcctcccccacctccagcTCCCCCAGCACTACCATATGAGGACGATGCCCGCTCTGTTGGATCTACTGTAAATATTTTTGCTACAGTCCAAAAGCATTGATAGAGGCTCGTGTGCGTCTTTAGtgactttgtttgtgttttcaggatAAAACAAAGGAGAGGAGCTCTCGCTTTGACACGCTCCGCCACTCTTTGGCAGGCATGATTCGGTCTCCTAAAGCCATGCTGGGCTCCTCCACCTCGGTGAGATCCACTTACAATCAGCACTGTATATGTACTGTTTCGGCCTTGCCTGTTTTCCCGAACGGTGCAGACTAACTGAATCACCCTGCATTTCTCCCTGCAGCAGTTCTTTGATGTGATCCCCACGTCAGAGCGCCCCCTGGCGGAGCAGGAGTGGTACCACGGAGCCATCCCCCGCACTGAGGCTCAGGAGTTACTGAGGCAACAAGGAGACTTTTTGGTCAGGGAGAGTCATGGCAAACCGGGCGAGTACGTCCTGTCGGTGTTCTCTGATGAACAGAGGCGACACTTCATCATCCAGTATGCCGATGTATGTACACAAATTGTGACGACAACAGTAGAACAGTCGGAACATTGTCGTCAGTCTGTaaacatgtctctctctctttggtaGAATCAGTACCGCTTTGAGGGGACGGGTTTCTCCACCATCCCTCAGCTCATCGAGCATCACTTCTCCACCAAGCAGGTCATCACCAAGAAGTCTGGAGTCGTCCTACTGAACCCTGTCATCAAGGCAACTGCTCCTAAACAcacatgttaacacacacaaataacacacacattgctTCCATGTTTGCCGTGTACATGTGAACACACGTGTTGacctcttctttttctgtgaAGTGATGGCTGGGTTTTTATCTGCAGGATAAAAAATGGATCCTGAACCATGAGGATGTGGTTCTGGGGGAGCTCCTGGGAAAGGTGacctcatttcctgtttttcagtCACTTTTGAACAATGGGCCTCATGCAGCAACATTCTCTTAAATTTCTCTTATATTTTTGTTAGAAGAAAAAGAGTAAGTGGTTCTTACCTCAAATCTGCTCTCACCCAGGTCTGCTGAATGTTGAATCTCACGGCCCTTTAAGTGGGCGTCATATATGCTAATTAGCATAGCATTCAGCAGACCTGGGTGAGAGCAGATAGGAGGTAAGAATGTTTGATGCATCTGGGGTTTCCTCTTACTTTTTCTCTCAACAAATATATAAGAGAAATTTAAgaaactgttgctgcatgaggcCCATTGTTTCCACCATGCCTGCTGGCTTCTCATCATGCCCTACTCTCTTCCTGTTATCAGGGTAACTTTGGTGAGGTGTTTAAAGGAACACTGCAGCGTGACAAAACGCCAGTCGCTGTAAAAACCTGTAAGGAAGATTTACCTCCGGAGCTGAAGATCCGCTTCTTATCTGAGGCCAGGTGAGCTCTCTACAACAACAAAGGAACAAACATTAGGAGCTTGAAGTGGGGCACTAAAACTGGTGAGAGatcttcaaggaactctaaACAGTTGCCCTGCTTTAAACTCTTGAACAAAATAATGACCTAGATAACTAAGAATTTTCATCAGCACTCTTTCATTAATTTTACAAGGAGACATTTCTGTAATTGTCTCACTGActgtctgtgattggctgcagaaTCCTGAAGCAGTATGACCACCCGAACATCGTAAAGCTGATTGGGGTTTGTACACAGCGACAGCCCATCTACATTGTGATGGAGCTTGTTCCTGGTGGGTGTTTGTCCTGATCTCTTTTTCTAGGTCAGTTTCTTACAGCTGTGTTGGTACACATGCCTGTGTTGTGTCTTCCAGGTGGAGACTTTCTGTCCTttctgaggaagaagaaagatgagTTGAAGACAAAGCAGCTGCTTCGCTTCGcagtggatgctgctgctgggatgGCGTACTTGGAGAGTAAAAACTGCATCCACAGGTCAGTCTGTCTAAACTATAtagacctgtctgtctgtgtatgtatctgTCTTCATCTGTCCACCATGAAACCGTCTCTCAGGGACCTGGCAGCGAGGAACTGTCTGGTGGGGGATGGTAGCGTGTTGAAGATCAGTGACTTTGGGATGAGTCGTCAGGAGGACGACGGTGTTTATTCTTCATCCGGACTCAAACAGATTCCGATCAAATGGACTGCACCCGAGGCCCTGAACTACGGTAACACCCTGTCCTACACTCAGTCCGAGCTGTGAGGCAGGCAGTGAGTGAATACTGCTGAatttgatgttattttgttttttggttaTTTTCCTAGTTCAGTATCGAATACACTAAATGTAACTATATTTGGAACCTTTATATTCACATCAGCACAATAAACAAGGAATAACTCTACTACACACCTTCTGCAGGTCGTTACAGCTCAGAGAGTGATGTGTGGAGTTACGGCATCCTGTTGTGGGAAACCTTCAGTTTGGGGGTGTGTCCTTATCCTGGGATGACCAATCAGCAGGCCCGAGAGCAGGTGGAGAAAGGTAGATGCAGATGAGGGGGAGGAGGCGCTGTTTATCATGTCATCACTCTTATCTACTCTGCAGTATCCGTGGTAAACCCCTCCTGTCTTCCTTGTTGCTAGGTTACAGGATGGCGTGTCCGCAGCGATGCCCTGATGATGTGTACAGAGTAATGCAGCGGTGCTGGCAGTACAACCCAGAGGACCGACCAAAGTTTTCTGAGCTGCAGAAAGACCTTGCCGCCATCAAAAagaagtgatgacatcattagagacagaagacagcagccacttgctgtttatttatgtttgattGGAGGTTGGCGTGGCTTTGACAGAACGTGCTAACATTATCATCAGGGGTTCCACTAAAACTCAGAAACAGTCACCTCTGTAGTAAGAGCCAGTCAGAACCAGTaacagactgtaaacaaagaACACAAGGAAGAGCTAACACTAAAACCCTAAACACACTAAAACATGCTCAGAACAGCTTGTTTGTGGTTAAAAAGACCAAAGGTAAGCCACACCTTGCCACGCCACCTGCTCTGTAACCATGGCAGCAGGTCATCACTGAGGACCAAACGGCTCTTAACACTAaaataagcagtttttttttttatcttcgctggtttttatttatttttattcattttattatgtTGAAAATGTTCTTCCCAGCTGATGTTAATTATTTTAAGGGATactgacatttattttgaaatatagTGGTCAATCCCCATCACAGACTAGGCCCACATTGTTTTGTAGGTTTCTTTGTTGTTTCTAATTTTCACCATTTTAATAAATACTGAAGAATAACATGTAAAATCATCAGCACTTTGTttacttgttgccatggtaaatACAAAGAAAATTGA from Parambassis ranga unplaced genomic scaffold, fParRan2.1 scaffold_140_arrow_ctg1, whole genome shotgun sequence encodes the following:
- the LOC114429481 gene encoding tyrosine-protein kinase Fer-like isoform X1, producing MGFGRDLRNSHEGLLKLQDWELKLLETVKRFMTLRVKSDKEYAALLLSMTQQTEKQEAADYVSTVSKSWSQMIRQTEALGRIMRSHADDLNSGPLHRLATLIRDKQQVKKSYQSLHQQLESHNHKVTRSDLEKLKATYRQLSRDANSAKEKYREALVKGREAERARERYDKATAKLHNLHNQYVLAVCGARTQQDEHRHHAMPALLDGLQRMQEDMTLALKSILEEYCEISSLLTEEIVRVHQEISAAVQQIDPLAEYQHFIDAYRSPETPEPSVEFDSSLLEETDSLPANEILWNTLTADSLQAMLSSATEELALTQQNLRTKEVLVDDLDTKIQTSQQSAERKSDCVLLLSQKLSLLELRQAVQSLRGSEARLASQKALLDATMAAAASSPPPPPAPPALPYEDDARSVGSTDKTKERSSRFDTLRHSLAGMIRSPKAMLGSSTSQFFDVIPTSERPLAEQEWYHGAIPRTEAQELLRQQGDFLVRESHGKPGEYVLSVFSDEQRRHFIIQYADNQYRFEGTGFSTIPQLIEHHFSTKQVITKKSGVVLLNPVIKDKKWILNHEDVVLGELLGKGNFGEVFKGTLQRDKTPVAVKTCKEDLPPELKIRFLSEARILKQYDHPNIVKLIGVCTQRQPIYIVMELVPGGDFLSFLRKKKDELKTKQLLRFAVDAAAGMAYLESKNCIHRDLAARNCLVGDGSVLKISDFGMSRQEDDGVYSSSGLKQIPIKWTAPEALNYGRYSSESDVWSYGILLWETFSLGVCPYPGMTNQQAREQVEKGYRMACPQRCPDDVYRVMQRCWQYNPEDRPKFSELQKDLAAIKKK
- the LOC114429481 gene encoding tyrosine-protein kinase Fer-like isoform X3 codes for the protein MGFGRDLRNSHEGLLKLQDWELKLLETVKRFMTLRVKSDKEYAALLLSMTQQTEKQEAADYVSTVSKSWSQMIRQTEALGRIMRSHADDLNSGPLHRLATLIRDKQQVKKSYQSLHQQLESHNHKVTRSDLEKLKATYRQLSRDANSAKEKYREALVKGREAERARERYDKATAKLHNLHNQYVLAVCGARTQQDEHRHHAMPALLDGLQRMQEDMTLALKSILEEYCEISSLLTEEIVRVHQEISAAVQQIDPLAEYQHFIDAYRSPETPEPSVEFDSSLLEETDSLPANEILWNTLTADSLQAMLSSATEELALTQQNLRTKEVLVDDLDTKIQTSQQSAERKSDQKLSLLELRQAVQSLRGSEARLASQKALLDATMAAAASSPPPPPAPPALPYEDDARSVGSTDKTKERSSRFDTLRHSLAGMIRSPKAMLGSSTSQFFDVIPTSERPLAEQEWYHGAIPRTEAQELLRQQGDFLVRESHGKPGEYVLSVFSDEQRRHFIIQYADNQYRFEGTGFSTIPQLIEHHFSTKQVITKKSGVVLLNPVIKDKKWILNHEDVVLGELLGKGNFGEVFKGTLQRDKTPVAVKTCKEDLPPELKIRFLSEARILKQYDHPNIVKLIGVCTQRQPIYIVMELVPGGDFLSFLRKKKDELKTKQLLRFAVDAAAGMAYLESKNCIHRDLAARNCLVGDGSVLKISDFGMSRQEDDGVYSSSGLKQIPIKWTAPEALNYGRYSSESDVWSYGILLWETFSLGVCPYPGMTNQQAREQVEKGYRMACPQRCPDDVYRVMQRCWQYNPEDRPKFSELQKDLAAIKKK
- the LOC114429481 gene encoding tyrosine-protein kinase Fer-like isoform X2; its protein translation is MGFGRDLRNSHEGLLKLQDWELKLLETVKRFMTLRVKSDKEYAALLLSMTQQTEKQEAADYVSTVSKSWSQMIRQTEALGRIMRSHADDLNSGPLHRLATLIRDKQQVKKSYQSLHQQLESHNHKVTRSDLEKLKATYRQLSRDANSAKEKYREALVKGREAERARERYDKATAKLHNLHNQYVLAVCGARTQQDEHRHHAMPALLDGLQRMQEDMTLALKSILEEYCEISSLLTEEIVRVHQEISAAVQQIDPLAEYQHFIDAYRSPETPEPSVEFDSSLLEETDSLPANEILWNTLTADSLQAMLSSATEELALTQQNLRTKEVLVDDLDTKIQTSQQSAERKSDCVLLLSQKLSLLELRQAVQSLRGSEARLASQKALLDATMAAAASSPPPPPAPPALPYEDDARSVGSTDKTKERSSRFDTLRHSLAGMIRSPKAMLGSSTSFFDVIPTSERPLAEQEWYHGAIPRTEAQELLRQQGDFLVRESHGKPGEYVLSVFSDEQRRHFIIQYADNQYRFEGTGFSTIPQLIEHHFSTKQVITKKSGVVLLNPVIKDKKWILNHEDVVLGELLGKGNFGEVFKGTLQRDKTPVAVKTCKEDLPPELKIRFLSEARILKQYDHPNIVKLIGVCTQRQPIYIVMELVPGGDFLSFLRKKKDELKTKQLLRFAVDAAAGMAYLESKNCIHRDLAARNCLVGDGSVLKISDFGMSRQEDDGVYSSSGLKQIPIKWTAPEALNYGRYSSESDVWSYGILLWETFSLGVCPYPGMTNQQAREQVEKGYRMACPQRCPDDVYRVMQRCWQYNPEDRPKFSELQKDLAAIKKK